In the Candidatus Electrothrix sp. GW3-4 genome, one interval contains:
- a CDS encoding DUF86 domain-containing protein, translating into MKKMLDDKARLQHILDAILEIEEYMTTHAEADFFSNSMLSSACIRQLEIIGEAAGRISKELRTASPTIRWKEIIGLRNMLIHEYFGVDLDIVWEIIQTDLPGFKNEAKTLLDSLN; encoded by the coding sequence ATGAAAAAGATGCTTGATGACAAAGCGCGATTACAGCATATCTTAGACGCAATCCTTGAGATTGAAGAGTACATGACAACTCACGCTGAGGCTGATTTTTTCAGCAACTCGATGTTGTCTTCCGCATGTATCCGCCAGCTGGAGATAATAGGTGAAGCGGCAGGAAGAATTTCCAAAGAACTCAGGACGGCATCACCAACTATCCGATGGAAGGAAATTATCGGTCTGAGAAATATGCTGATCCATGAATACTTCGGCGTTGACCTGGATATCGTCTGGGAAATCATACAAACAGATCTGCCTGGTTTCAAGAATGAAGCCAAAACGTTACTGGACAGCTTAAACTAA